From one Streptomyces sp. CA-210063 genomic stretch:
- a CDS encoding zf-HC2 domain-containing protein has translation MSVEHASTRIIDGYARGDTDIAADEVWALEAHLEGCRLCRDRLSAATTATAPAVAALVGTVWSDLEPRLAATATMPRRRRWSARLSRWLTPTMVPWLAMVMSVTLLALLLDLADTGTGYGTGTGYGTGSGEVSLVLLLAPVLPVLGVAASWSRGLDPAYELTASVPRAGLPLVLRRTASVLSVVVPALLAGGWVTGVTAAQWLLPCLAFTSATLALGGVVGVTRAAVALVALWAAVVVAPTLATSRTSFALQTDGLPVWGLILTLGIGVVIARRGAYTVLGTHR, from the coding sequence ATGAGCGTGGAACACGCGTCGACGCGGATCATCGACGGTTACGCGCGCGGCGACACGGACATCGCCGCCGACGAGGTGTGGGCCCTGGAGGCCCATCTGGAGGGGTGCCGGCTCTGCCGTGACCGGCTGTCGGCCGCCACCACGGCGACGGCGCCTGCCGTGGCGGCGCTGGTCGGCACCGTGTGGTCCGACCTCGAACCCCGGCTGGCCGCCACCGCCACCATGCCCCGCCGACGACGCTGGTCGGCACGGTTGTCGAGGTGGCTGACGCCCACGATGGTGCCGTGGCTGGCCATGGTCATGAGCGTGACACTGCTCGCGCTGCTGCTCGACCTGGCCGACACCGGCACGGGCTACGGCACCGGCACGGGCTACGGCACTGGCTCCGGCGAGGTGTCGCTGGTGCTGTTGCTCGCTCCCGTCCTGCCCGTGCTCGGCGTCGCGGCGTCGTGGTCGCGCGGACTGGACCCGGCGTACGAGCTGACGGCCTCCGTGCCCAGGGCCGGGCTTCCCCTGGTGCTGAGGCGCACCGCGTCCGTGCTCTCCGTCGTCGTCCCCGCGCTGCTGGCGGGCGGATGGGTGACGGGGGTGACGGCCGCGCAGTGGTTGCTGCCCTGTCTGGCGTTCACCTCGGCGACCCTGGCGCTCGGCGGAGTCGTCGGCGTGACCCGTGCCGCCGTCGCGCTGGTCGCGCTGTGGGCGGCCGTGGTCGTGGCGCCGACCCTGGCCACCAGCCGTACGTCCTTCGCTCTGCAGACGGACGGGCTGCCCGTGTGGGGGCTGATTCTCACCCTCGGCATCGGTGTCGTGATCGCCCGCAGGGGCGCGTACACCGTGCTGGGAACCCATCGATGA
- a CDS encoding MBL fold metallo-hydrolase has protein sequence MTTMETFHLLQPYKIAEETFVIPWALEAPPVGHFPMNSMVIRGAEPVLVDTGAPAVRSQWLEAAWSVVDPLDVRWIFLTHDDRDHAGNLLAVLAECPNATLLTTWFSIGRMAEEWETPISRCRFMTDGDTIDAGDRTLVAKRPPLYDNPTTRALFDPKTNVLWAVDTFATNVPSPIPDIAALTADEFRDGQFFGGRLVSPWAALLDSQKFGTVVDYFQRLNAEVIAGCHCPVLRGPQISEAYDILRRLPEIPPWAEFTQADLDQWMAVAESSVPPEQPRPSGT, from the coding sequence ATGACAACTATGGAAACCTTTCATCTCCTCCAGCCGTACAAGATCGCCGAGGAAACGTTCGTCATCCCGTGGGCACTCGAGGCCCCGCCGGTCGGCCACTTCCCGATGAACTCGATGGTGATCCGCGGAGCCGAACCGGTCCTCGTGGACACCGGCGCGCCGGCTGTGCGGTCCCAGTGGCTGGAGGCCGCCTGGTCCGTCGTGGATCCCCTGGACGTACGGTGGATCTTCCTCACCCATGACGACCGCGACCACGCCGGCAACCTCTTGGCGGTCCTCGCCGAATGCCCGAACGCGACCCTGCTGACGACATGGTTCTCCATCGGCCGCATGGCCGAGGAGTGGGAGACACCCATCAGCCGGTGCCGCTTCATGACCGACGGCGACACGATCGACGCGGGCGACCGCACTTTGGTCGCCAAACGACCCCCGCTGTACGACAACCCCACAACCCGCGCCCTCTTCGACCCGAAGACCAACGTCCTGTGGGCGGTCGACACCTTCGCCACGAACGTGCCGAGCCCGATTCCCGACATAGCCGCCCTGACCGCGGACGAATTCCGCGACGGCCAATTCTTCGGCGGCCGCCTGGTCTCCCCCTGGGCCGCGCTGCTGGACAGCCAGAAATTCGGGACAGTCGTGGACTACTTCCAACGCCTGAACGCAGAGGTCATCGCCGGCTGCCACTGCCCGGTCCTCCGCGGCCCCCAGATCTCCGAGGCCTACGACATCCTCCGCCGACTCCCCGAGATCCCCCCGTGGGCAGAGTTCACCCAGGCCGACCTGGACCAGTGGATGGCGGTCGCCGAGAGCTCGGTCCCCCCGGAACAACCGCGTCCGTCGGGGACGTGA
- a CDS encoding SAM-dependent methyltransferase produces MSEKQAADTPQKRPDTGTAHNARVWNYWQGGKDNYEVDQQVGDHVAGLIPIIRDIAFADRQFLTRAVRHLAEVRGIRQFLDIGTGLPALENTHEIAQRIAPTSRIVYVDNDPVVLAHARTRLTSTETGAAVYIDADAHDPDTILRIAGETLDFTKPVALMLLGILNFILDDTEAQAIARRLLEPLVPGSFLVLTHPTTEPELGGDLQLEAMEFWNANAKPPVTARSSKEIGQYVNGLTLLDPGLVSCSLWRPDPGDEPTVVPQLGAVAEKH; encoded by the coding sequence GTGAGCGAGAAGCAGGCCGCCGACACCCCACAGAAGCGACCCGATACCGGCACGGCGCACAACGCCCGCGTCTGGAACTACTGGCAGGGCGGCAAGGACAACTACGAGGTCGACCAGCAGGTCGGTGATCACGTCGCCGGCTTGATTCCCATCATCCGTGACATCGCGTTCGCCGACCGGCAGTTCCTCACTCGCGCCGTGCGTCACCTGGCCGAGGTGCGAGGGATACGCCAGTTCCTCGACATCGGCACCGGCCTGCCCGCTCTGGAGAACACCCACGAGATCGCCCAGCGCATCGCGCCCACGTCAAGAATCGTGTACGTCGACAACGACCCTGTCGTGCTCGCGCACGCCCGCACCCGGCTGACCAGCACCGAGACCGGCGCCGCGGTCTACATCGACGCCGACGCGCACGACCCGGACACCATCCTGCGCATCGCCGGCGAGACACTCGACTTCACCAAGCCCGTCGCACTGATGCTGCTCGGCATCCTCAACTTCATCCTCGACGACACGGAGGCGCAGGCCATCGCGCGCCGCCTTCTGGAGCCGCTCGTCCCCGGCAGCTTCCTCGTGCTGACCCACCCCACCACCGAGCCCGAACTCGGCGGCGATCTCCAGCTGGAGGCCATGGAATTCTGGAACGCCAACGCCAAGCCGCCGGTCACCGCACGCAGCAGCAAGGAGATCGGCCAGTACGTCAACGGCCTCACACTCCTGGATCCGGGCCTCGTCTCGTGCTCCCTGTGGCGCCCCGACCCTGGAGACGAGCCCACGGTCGTACCCCAGTTGGGGGCTGTGGCGGAGAAGCACTGA
- a CDS encoding RNA polymerase sigma factor: MRSVRKAPGELDEERLVRLVARGDRAAFEELYRRTAPWLVVRLRRRCADEQIVAEVMQETYLAVWRAAGAFAGAAVGGSAVGWLWTIAARRLVDAFRRRAHHAEPPPAAAAQPVAPAAEDEALAATVGGDVGDALRRLAPELRQVLQAMVLDGLSVRETAVLLGVPEGTVKTRARRARTEMRRALA; the protein is encoded by the coding sequence GTGAGATCAGTCAGGAAGGCACCGGGCGAGTTGGACGAGGAACGTCTCGTCCGGCTGGTGGCCAGGGGCGACCGCGCGGCGTTCGAGGAGCTGTACCGGCGTACCGCGCCGTGGCTGGTGGTGCGGCTGCGTCGCCGCTGCGCCGACGAGCAGATCGTCGCCGAGGTCATGCAGGAGACATATCTGGCGGTGTGGCGTGCGGCGGGCGCGTTCGCCGGGGCCGCGGTCGGCGGGAGCGCCGTCGGCTGGCTGTGGACGATCGCGGCGCGCCGACTCGTCGACGCGTTCCGGCGTCGGGCCCATCATGCGGAGCCGCCGCCCGCGGCCGCCGCGCAGCCCGTGGCGCCCGCCGCCGAGGACGAGGCGCTCGCGGCGACCGTCGGCGGTGACGTCGGGGACGCGCTGCGACGCCTCGCACCCGAACTCAGACAGGTACTGCAGGCCATGGTCCTCGACGGACTGTCCGTCCGGGAGACAGCGGTCCTGCTCGGCGTGCCCGAGGGCACCGTCAAGACCCGTGCCCGCCGGGCCCGGACCGAGATGCGGAGGGCGCTGGCATGA
- a CDS encoding DUF5995 family protein — MAAENIDDVVDGLAGIVREAGRAGDRVGYFTALYRQVTVEVRTAIHGGLFDDGARMDRFDTLFGNRYFDAYDAWRRDRSGPRCWREAFGLLDDADTVIVQHLILGVNAHINLDLAIAAARTSPGEAIHALRRDFLLINDILARVALAVQDSVGALSPLMSLLDQVGARTDERILDFSVRQSREEAWYNAVLLAGQNEEEREATIERLDIRAAVLARLTARPGGLVRPALQLIRSTESDDVPAVIAHLDNTMERSSARQRRG; from the coding sequence ATGGCGGCAGAGAACATCGACGATGTCGTGGACGGGCTTGCGGGAATCGTGCGGGAGGCCGGCCGCGCCGGTGACCGGGTCGGGTACTTCACGGCGCTGTACCGGCAGGTGACCGTTGAGGTCCGTACGGCCATTCACGGTGGGCTGTTCGACGACGGCGCCCGAATGGACCGTTTCGACACGCTCTTCGGCAACCGCTACTTCGACGCGTACGACGCCTGGCGTCGTGACCGGAGCGGGCCGCGTTGTTGGCGCGAGGCGTTCGGGCTGCTCGACGACGCCGACACCGTCATCGTCCAGCACCTGATACTCGGCGTGAACGCGCACATCAACCTGGACCTGGCCATCGCCGCCGCGCGGACCAGCCCGGGCGAGGCCATCCACGCGTTGCGGCGCGACTTTCTGCTGATCAACGACATCCTCGCGCGGGTGGCGCTGGCGGTGCAGGACTCGGTCGGCGCCCTGTCGCCCCTCATGTCGCTGCTGGATCAGGTCGGAGCCCGCACCGACGAGCGGATCCTCGACTTCAGTGTCCGTCAGTCCCGCGAGGAGGCGTGGTACAACGCCGTCCTGCTGGCCGGGCAGAACGAAGAGGAGCGCGAGGCCACCATCGAGCGGCTCGACATCCGGGCCGCCGTGCTCGCACGGTTGACAGCGCGACCGGGCGGCCTCGTCCGGCCGGCCCTGCAGCTGATCCGGAGCACCGAGAGCGATGACGTGCCGGCCGTCATCGCCCACCTGGACAACACCATGGAGCGGTCCTCCGCCCGGCAGAGGAGGGGGTGA
- a CDS encoding TOPRIM nucleotidyl transferase/hydrolase domain-containing protein, with product MVDMRMFRDEVTGWAGGGSGGPAGELAELLGVRTVVLLEGLSDLAAVEALAAGRGRDLAAEGVCVVPMGGAMSVGRYAGLLGPSGLGLRLIGLCDEREKPFFDRGLNPAWVPRPSVFVCTADLEDELIRALGVARIEEIVRAEDELRAWQTFMRQPAQHGRPRHQQLRRFIGTKKGRKIRYGRLLVEALAPDQVPTPLDDLLASL from the coding sequence ATGGTCGACATGCGCATGTTCCGGGACGAGGTCACAGGCTGGGCGGGCGGTGGCTCCGGCGGGCCGGCGGGGGAGCTGGCGGAGCTCCTGGGGGTGCGTACGGTGGTTTTGCTGGAGGGGCTGAGCGACCTCGCGGCCGTCGAGGCGCTGGCCGCGGGGCGGGGCCGTGACCTGGCGGCCGAGGGGGTGTGCGTGGTGCCGATGGGCGGTGCGATGAGCGTCGGCCGCTACGCAGGACTTCTCGGGCCGTCCGGTCTCGGCCTGCGCCTGATCGGGCTGTGCGACGAGCGCGAGAAGCCCTTCTTCGACCGGGGCCTCAACCCGGCCTGGGTGCCGCGCCCGAGCGTCTTCGTCTGCACGGCGGACCTGGAGGACGAGCTCATCCGCGCGCTGGGCGTGGCGCGGATCGAGGAGATCGTCCGGGCCGAGGACGAACTGCGCGCCTGGCAGACCTTCATGCGGCAGCCCGCCCAGCACGGCCGGCCCCGGCACCAGCAGTTGCGGCGCTTCATCGGCACGAAGAAGGGCCGCAAGATCCGCTATGGCCGCCTCCTGGTCGAAGCCCTCGCCCCCGACCAGGTGCCCACCCCGCTGGACGACCTCCTCGCCAGCCTGTGA